GGGCCTGGGCGGTGAAACCGTGAAGGGAATGGGGCTGCCTGCCCTGCCGTGGTGGAATGCGGTGGCGATTAACGATGTTCCGGCGCAGAGTGATTTCTATGCCGCGGCCAGCAACAAGCTGCTGCAGGACCTGATCCGCGACGCGCGCGAACCGGAAAAGGTGAAGCGCCTGCTGAAAGTGTGGCGTCAGCGCCTGAGCTATCGTCTGGTGCGCGCGGCGGAAGAGAGCAAAATTGCCCTTTCCGACCGACCGCAGACGCTGGCGGGTCTGGATTTCATCGACGACGGGCTGGCAACGGATATCAGCGTGGCGGCGCTACAGGCGGCAATCAGTCAGCCCCTTGAGCGCATTCAGGAGCAGGTTGCGCTGGCGCTTGAGACCAGCGGTACGAAGCCCGATGTGATTTATCTGACCGGCGGCAGCGCGAAGTCTCCGGTGCTGCGCCAGGCGTTGCAGCGCCAGCTGCCGGATATCCCGCTGACCAGCGGTGATGATTTCGGCTCGGTGACGGCGGGGCTGGCGCGCTGGGCGCAGGTGATGTTCCGCTAGGGTTTAGTCTGTTCAGGCCGGGCGGTAGTGGCCCGGCATATCGCAGAAGAAGCCCGTGGCTCAGGCTTTACGTCGGTTAATAATTGCGCGAGCGCAGCGGCCAATCAGCGGAACGGCAATCATTGCCAGAATTACCGAGACGATCGCCAGGAAGAGCAGCACGGAGGCAATCGGGTTAAGCACGCCGCCAAGGCTGGTGATATGGCTGAACGAGGCAAAACGCTCCGGGGGCATATCGCGCAGAATGGCGCCCGGCAGGATCATAAAGAACACCAGGCTGACCGGCAGGTAGACGATAAAAATCTTTTTCTTGTTCATACGGTTTGCCCTGTGGCGATGGAGAACGTGTACAGGGCGGTGATGATACCTCAAAGCTGCGAGTCCCATCAACGCGTTGCCGTGCGGGCGCTGCGGAACTGGCGTACGGGGTCCAGCCTTTGCTGCTGCTCCAGGGCAGTCCTCGCGCCGCGTTGCGGTGCCTTCGGTTACGCCATTGTGCCGACCGGACCGGCCAGGATTGAACATCCCTGTTCAAACCCGGCCTGACGCCAGCTTCCCTGCTGTCGTCTCCTGGCGCAATGGCTTCACCTCAGCGCTGCGGATGCCCGTACGCAGCAGCAGAGGCTGTCCCCTTTCAGAATTTCATCGCTTTTGGATTTAGACAAAGGCCACGTCTACTAACAACGTGTGATTCCGCATGAACTCAGCTCAATGAGCAAATAATCAAGTCGCATCTGCAACTCCGGAATTTGCAACCAGCCAGCGCTAGCACCCGACTCTGCAAACAACGCTGCACAAATCACCGGTTGTATGTCTGAAACCGTACTGCATACTTTTCTCGCTGATGAATAGGGGTGCGTGGTTCAGCCTCTGCTGCTGCTCCAGGGCGGTCCTCGCGCCGCGTTGCGGTACCCTCGGTTACACCATTGCGCCGACCGGACCGGCCAGGATTGAACATCCCTGTTCAAACCCGGCCTGACGACAACATCCCTGTTGTCGTCTCCTGCGCAATGGCTTCACCTCAGCGCTGCGGATGCCCTTGCGCAGCAGCAGAGGCTGTCCCCTTTGATAATTTCATGGCTTCTAAAGAGCTGCGCCGAACATCGCTAAACTTTCCCAATCCATGATTGCTCCAGGGGGAACGTACAGGCCGTCTCCATATCTTCATGGATAAGCGCCCTTTTTTTCGCTTTATGCGGATCGCGAATACGCAGTACGGGAACCGCCATGCGCCATACCAGGCCAGCAGCAGGTAACCAGTACAGGAGCTTCCTGGCATGTCACCTGTATCCGATTATCACATTGATTTTTATTGCCAGCAGTTCGTTATCCTGGCGTAAGCGCGGATAGCCAAAATCACCCAGCGTATGTCTTACAAGTTAATGTAATAGCAAACAGATATATTCATAAGGCCACTGGCGCCCGCGCCGGGTGAGTAAAGAGACGAAACCTTCAACACCCGTTAATGTAGACCAATTAATCCACCGCCCCATGGATGAGCTGACACCGCAGAGGGATCTACTTTTTCACGCGGCTATTTAACTTTATTATTGCTTTTTGAGAATCAGGAATAGAGTATAGTAAAAAATCATTGAAGGGATACGGTGATGACAGAAATAACCAACCTGAACCTCCTGCAATCCACCCTTGCTATAATTACAGGGTTAATAACTATCTTTGGCGCCATCTATTCAGTCATTAAAAAATTGAGGGCACCTTCAACCGATCATAATGAACTCTTCAAAAAGTCCGGAATACCCGTATGGATATTGCGAATCCTTATGATCAAAATATCACTACAGAGAATTCCTGACATCAAACGGTCGGACATCATTGCTACTACAATTCTTGTCACGATATTTAGCTGCGCACTGATACTTTCTGGTTACCTCCACACTCGTGTAATCCAGGTTCCCGCAGACTGGGCGGCGTTAACGCTTAAAACCACGGGAGAGAATTTCTTTATGAACTTGGATAAGGCAACGGGTGTTTCTTTCATTAAAGATCATCGTTGGGAAATTGATCGTTCATCCTGCCAGCTGATTTCGACCGAGAAGATAGCGCAGATTGCGGCAATATCTGTCGATCTGGCGACGAATATATGTCAGGTATTCTCCGAAGAAAAGGATCAGAAGATACTCGCCGAGTTTATAAAAAAAACACCAAAGGAAAAAAAATTATTAGAGACTATTCTTGGTTTTCTTGAAGTTATTCTCGTCTGGTTAATGCTCAGTATAATCCTCACGCTGGTATTTAAAAAACGATTGATTGGTGCCATCTTACAACAGCAGGAACGGGCTAAACATTACTTGACCTGATACCTTTGTATCACAGTCCAATATTATTTCCGTCAAGGAGCACGGAAGTTTGACAGCATGCGGGTTGCGCCCCCGAGAGGGCAATCCACAGCGCTGAACGCAGAGAGGAAGCCAGGATTTGGACGCATGGACGCGGCCAAAAGTCACAGCCGGGCCAGGACGGCCCGTCTGTGGCGGTCCGACCGGCTGACGAACGAAGTGAAGGGACCGCGACGCGGCGCGAGGACCAGCCCGAACGGGGGCACAACCCGCCAGCGCCAACTCCCGACTCTGCAAACAGCAGAACCCGTGCCAACACAAGACTCTGGAACCAACACAGCAAGCGTCTGGCCGTTATGCCCTCTTTCAGTCACTAAGCCTTCGGCTTACCAGCAAATCAGTAACTGCTCACCTCGGAAAGCAAACGCTTATCCGCCTCGCTCAGCTTCAGCTGGGTCGCCTTCACCAGCTCATCCACCTGCGCCAGCGACGTCGCACTCACGATCGGCGCGGTAATGCTCGGGCGGGCAATCTGCCACGCCAGCGCCACCTGGGTTGGCGTCGCATGATGCGCTTCGGCCACCTGAACCAGCGCATGAACAATCTTCAGCCCGCGATCGTTCAGATACTTCTCCACCACGCCCTGCCCGCGCGCGCTCTTCGCCGCATCCTCCGGCTTGCGGTATTTACCGCTGAGGAAGCCGCTGGCCAGCGAATAATAGTTAATCACGCCCAGACCGTGCTCCTCCACGACCGCTTCCAGACCGCTCTCGTAGCCTTCGCGATCGTACAGGTTATATTCCGGCTGCAGCGTTTCATAACGCGCCAGTCCGGCATCCTGGCTGATTTTTAGCGCCTCGCTCAACCGGTCGGCCGAGTAGTTTGATGCACCGATAGCGCGCACCTTACCTTCTTTAATTAACGCATCAAAGGTAGCCAGCGTATCCTGTAATGGCGTATCTTCGTCGTCGCGGTGCGCCTGATACAGATCGATATAGTCGGTTTGCAGACGCGTAAGGGAAGCCTCTACCGCCTGGCGAATGTATTTTGGTGCCAGACCGGTTTTACCGTCGCCCATACTGATTCCCACCTTGGTGGCCAGAATGATTTTGTCGCGCTTGCCGCTCTGCTTCAGCCAGTTACCGATGATGACTTCCGATTCCCCGCCCTGATTACCGGGAACCCAGCGAGAATAGACATCAGCGGTATCAATGAAATTCAGCCCTTTCTCCACCAGCGCATCCAGCAGGGAAAAAGATGTGGATTGATCGACGGTCCAGCCGAAAACGTTCCCCCCAAAGGTCAGTAGCGGAACCTGAATGCCGGAACGACCAAGCTGGCGATGTTCTGAAGTACTCATTTCAATCTCCTGGTTAATGGGTTGTACGGCGTCAATCTTAGCAGACTAACTATTTGTCGCTTCGACATTTTCTGTCTAATAATTTGCAGAATGTGAACAGAAGACAATGCAGAACTATACAGTTATCCTTATTTCCTTCATTTTTCGTAAGTTATAATTAGCTAATATGAAGAGTGGACGCCTTTTCGTCCCATCTGGACATGTCCCCGCTACCGGAGAGCAAGAGAGTTAATGAAAGCACAGCGCCGTTTCCCCCTTATCCCACTGGTTATTATTGTTGCCGCACTGGCTGGCGGCGGCCTGTACTGGTGGCACAGCCATGCTGACGCTCCGGGAGCTCAACCTGCCGCCGCAGACAAATCGGCACATCCTCGTGGACGTGGCGGTCGCGGACCCGGTGGGCCTGGCGGTATGGGCGCCGAGTTAAGCCCGGTGCAGGCGGCAGAAGCGCAAAGCAAAAGCGTGCCGCAGTATCTCTCCGGCCTGGGCACCGTCACCGCAGCCAATACCGTCACGCTGCGCAGCCGCGTTGACGGTGATTTGATGGCGCTGCACTTTACCGAAGGGCAGCAGGTGAAAGCCGGCCAGCTGCTGGCCGAAATCGATCCCCGCCCGTGGCAGGTCGCTCTGATGCAGGCAGAGGGCCAGCTGGCGAAGGATCAGGCGACGCTGGCTAACGCCCGCCGCGATCTGGCCCGCTATGAGAAACTGGCGAAAACCAGCCTGGTCTCACAGCAGGATCTGGACACCCAGAAAGCGCTGGTCAGCGAAACGCTGGGCACGCTCAAAGCCGATGAGGGCAGCGTCGCCAGCGCTAAGCTCAACCTCACCTACAGCCGGGTTACGTCGCCGATTGACGGCCGCGTGGGCCTGAAACAGGTGGATGTCGGCAACTACATCACCAGCGGCGACACCAATGGGATCGTGGTCATTACCCAGACGCACCCCATCGATCTGGTGTTCAGCCTGCCGGAAAATGACATCAGCGCCATTCTCAGCGCGCAGAAACAGGGTGCCGTCCCGGTGGAAGCCTGGGATCGCAGCAATAAAACCCTGCTGACGCAGGGTGCGCTGCTGAGCATGGATAACCAGATCGACACCACCACCGGCACCGTTAAGCTGAAGGCCCGCTTCAGCAATGAGGACGACCGGCTGTTCCCCAATCAGTTCGTGAACGCCCGCCTGAAGGTCGCCACCCTGCAGGATGCCATCGTGATCCCGGCGGCGGCGCTGCAGATGGGCAACGAAGGCCACTTTGTCTGGGTGGTCAACGCCGACAATAAGGTCAGCAAAAAATCCGTGACGGTCGGCATTCAGGACAGCGAAACGGTGGTGATTAACAGCGGCCTGCAGGCCGGTGAAAAAGTGGTCACCGACGGCATCGATCGCCTGACCGAAGGAGCAAAAGTCGAAATCGTCGCCCCGCAGTCCACGCCGCTGACCTCGGGTAAAAGCGCGCAGCCAGCCAAGGGAGCCAGCGACTGATGCAGGGAATGCCTTCCAACACCGGCGGCGGGCCGTCGCGCCAGTTTATTCTGCGGCCGGTTGCGACCACGCTGTTAATGGTGGCGATCCTGCTGGCCGGGATTATCGGCTATCGCTCGCTGCCGGTCTCGGCACTGCCGGAAGTGGACTACCCGACGATTCAGGTGGTCACGCTGTATCCCGGTGCCAGCCCGGACGTGATGACCTCCGCCGTCACCGCCCCGCTGGAGCGCCAGTTTGGCCAGATGTCCGGCCTGAAGCAGATGTCCTCACAGAGCGCGGGCGGCGCTTCCGTGGTGACGTTACAGTTCCAGCTGACGCTACCGCTGGACGTGGCCGAGCAGGAGGTGCAGGCCGCGATCAATGCCGCCACCAACCTGCTGCCAAATGACCTGCCTAACCCGCCGGTTTACAGCAAGGTTAACCCGGCGGATCCGCCGATCATGACCCTGGCCGTGACCACCACCAGCATGCCGATGACCCAGGTTGAGGACATGGTGGAAACCCGCGTGGCGCAGAAAATTTCACAGGTCTCCGGCGTCGGGCTGGTCACGCTCTCCGGCGGGCAGCGCCCGGCGGTCAGAGTGAAGCTGAACGCGCAGGCGCTGGCCTCGCTGGGCATCACCACCGAAACGGTGCGTACCGCCATCAGCAACGCCAACGTCAATTCGGCGAAGGGTAGCCTTGACGGCCCGGAACGCGCCATCACGCTGTCGGCCAACGACCAGATCAAAACCGCCGAGGGCTATCGCCAGCTGATCGTCACGTACCTTAACGGCGCGCCGGTAAGGCTGGGCGATGTGGCTACCGTTGAGCAGGGTGCGGAAAACAGCTGGCTGGGCGCCTGGGCCAACCGCCAGCAGGCGATTGTGCTGAACGTTCAGCGCCAGCCGGGGGCTAATATCATCGATACCGCGGATAATATCCGCCAGATGCTGCCCGCGCTGACCGCCTCCCTGCCGAAATCAGTCGACGTGAAGCTGCTGACCGACCGCACCAACAACATTCGCGCCTCGGTAAATGACGTACAGTTTGAGCTGCTGCTGGCGATTGCGCTGGTGGTAATGATTATCTATCTGTTCCTGCGCAACGTTCCCGCCACCATTATTCCGGCCGTGGCGGTGCCGCTGTCGCTGGTCGGCACCTTCGCGGTGATGTACTTCTGCGGCTTCTCGATCAACAACCTGACGCTGATGGCGTTAACCATCGCCACCGGCTTCGTGGTGGATGATGCGATTGTGGTGATCGAGAATATCTCGCGCTATATCGAAAAGGGCGAAAAGCCGCTGACCGCCGCGCTGAAGGGGGCCGGTGAGATCGGCTTTACCATTATCTCACTGACCTTCTCACTGATTGCGGTGCTGATCCCGCTGCTGTTTATGGGCGATATCGTCGGCAGGCTGTTCCGCGAATTTGCCGTCACCCTGGCGGTGGCGATCCTGATTTCTGCGATTGTGTCGCTGACCCTGACGCCGATGATGTGCGCGCGTATGCTGAGCGTGGAGTCGCTGCGCAGGCAGAACCGCTTCTCGCGCGCCAGCGAGGCGATGTTTGACAAGGTTATCGCCCGCTACGGCAGCCTGCTGCGCCGGGTGCTGAATCATCCGTGGATCACCCTCGGCGTGGCGCTGAGTACCCTGGCAATCACCGTGCTGCTGTGGCTGGCGATCCCGAAAGGTTTCTTCCCGGTGCAGGACAACGGCATTATCTCCGGCACCGTGCAGGCCTCGCAGTCGGTTTCCTACGCCAGCATGGCGCAGCGCCAGCAGGAAGTGGCGTCGGTGATTATGAAAGATCCGGCGGTGCAGAGCCTGACCTCGTTTGTCGGCGTGGACGGCACCAACTCCGCGCTGAACAGCGGCAGGCTGCAGATCAATCTCAAGCCGCTGGATGAGCGCGACGACCGCATTCCGGTGGTGATTGCCCGCCTGCAGCAGCAGGTTTCGCAGATCCCCGGCATCAGCCTGTGGCTGCAGCCGGTGCAGGACCTCACCATCGATACCCAGGTCAGCCGCACCCAGTATCAGTTCACCCTGCAGGCCGGTTCGCTCGACTCGCTCAGCCTGTGGGTGCCGAAGCTGCTGGCAAAACTGAACACCATGCCGGAGCTGAAGGACGTCAGCAACGACTGGCAGGATCAGGGGCTGGAAGCCTATATCCGCGTCGATCGTGATACCGCCAGCCGGCTGGGCATTTCCATGGCCGACGTGGATAACGCGCTGTATAACGCCTTCGGCCAGCGTCTGATCTCCACCATTTACACCCAGGCAAACCAGTACCGCGTGGTGCTGGAGCACGACACCACCGCCACGCCGGGACTGGCGGCGCTGCAAACCGTGCGGCTGAAAAGCACCGACGGCGGCAGCGTGCCGCTGAGCGCGATTGCCAGCGTTGAACAGCGCCACGGTGCGCTGAGCATTAACCACCTCGACCAGTTCCCGTCGGCAACCTTCTCCTTCAACGTCAGCGACGGCTACTCGCTGGAGCAGGCGGTGAACGCCGTCACCCAGGCCGAAAAGACCATGGAGATGCCCGCGGAGATCATGACCCAGTTCCAGGGAAGCACCCTCGCCTTCCAGGCTGCGCTGTCCAGCACCGTCTGGCTGATCGTCGCCGCCATCGTGGCGATGTATATCGTGCTGGGTATCCTCTACGAGAGCTTTATTCATCCGATTACCATTCTCTCCACGCTGCCCACCGCGGGCGTGGGTGCGCTGCTGGCGCTGATGATCAGCGGCAGCGAACTGGACGTGATCGCCATCATCGGCATCATCCTGCTGATTGGTATCGTGAAGAAAAACGCCATCATGATGATCGACTTTGCGCTGGCCGCCGAGCGCGAGCAGGGTATGTCGCCGTACGATGCGATTTACCAGGCCTGTCTGCTGCGCTTCCGCCCGATCCTGATGACCACGCTGGCCGCCCTGCTCGGCGCGCTGCCGCTGATGCTGAGCACCGGCGTTGGCGCGGAGCTGCGCCGCCCGCTGGGTACGGCGATGGTCGGCGGGCTGATCGTCAGCCAGGTGCTGACCCTGTTCACCACCCCGGTTATCTACCTGCTGTTTGACCGCCTGGCCCACGCCACCCGCCAGCGCTTTGCACGCCGGGAGGCAGAGTGAAATTTTTCGCCTTGTTTATCCATCGCCCGGTCGCCACTATCCTGATGACCGTGGCAATTCTGCTGGCCGGTATTCTCGGCTTCCGGCTGCTGCCGGTGGCCCCGCTGCCGCAGGTGGATTTTCCGGTGATCATGATCAGCGCCTCGCTGCCGGGCGCTTCGCCGGAGACCATGGCCTCGTCGGTGGCGACGCCGCTGGAACGGGCGCTGGGACGGATTGCCGGGGTGACGGAAATGTCCTCCAGCAGCTCGCTCGGCTCCACGCGCATTATTCTGGTATTTGACTACGACCGCGATATTAACGGTGCCGCCCGCGACGTGCAGGGCGCCATTAACGCCGCGCAGAGCCTGCTGCCGAGCGGCATGCCGTCGCGGCCAACCTACCGCAAGGCCAACCCGTCCGACGCGCCGATCCTGATCATGACCCTGACCTCGGATACCTATTCGCAGGGCCAGCTTTACGACTACGCCTCCACCCAGCTGGCGCAAAAGCTGGCGCAGATTGAGGGCGTGGGGGATGTGTCGGTCGGC
The sequence above is a segment of the Erwinia sp. SLM-02 genome. Coding sequences within it:
- a CDS encoding DUF6216 family protein, whose translation is MTEITNLNLLQSTLAIITGLITIFGAIYSVIKKLRAPSTDHNELFKKSGIPVWILRILMIKISLQRIPDIKRSDIIATTILVTIFSCALILSGYLHTRVIQVPADWAALTLKTTGENFFMNLDKATGVSFIKDHRWEIDRSSCQLISTEKIAQIAAISVDLATNICQVFSEEKDQKILAEFIKKTPKEKKLLETILGFLEVILVWLMLSIILTLVFKKRLIGAILQQQERAKHYLT
- a CDS encoding MdtA/MuxA family multidrug efflux RND transporter periplasmic adaptor subunit — its product is MKAQRRFPLIPLVIIVAALAGGGLYWWHSHADAPGAQPAAADKSAHPRGRGGRGPGGPGGMGAELSPVQAAEAQSKSVPQYLSGLGTVTAANTVTLRSRVDGDLMALHFTEGQQVKAGQLLAEIDPRPWQVALMQAEGQLAKDQATLANARRDLARYEKLAKTSLVSQQDLDTQKALVSETLGTLKADEGSVASAKLNLTYSRVTSPIDGRVGLKQVDVGNYITSGDTNGIVVITQTHPIDLVFSLPENDISAILSAQKQGAVPVEAWDRSNKTLLTQGALLSMDNQIDTTTGTVKLKARFSNEDDRLFPNQFVNARLKVATLQDAIVIPAAALQMGNEGHFVWVVNADNKVSKKSVTVGIQDSETVVINSGLQAGEKVVTDGIDRLTEGAKVEIVAPQSTPLTSGKSAQPAKGASD
- a CDS encoding aldo/keto reductase produces the protein MSTSEHRQLGRSGIQVPLLTFGGNVFGWTVDQSTSFSLLDALVEKGLNFIDTADVYSRWVPGNQGGESEVIIGNWLKQSGKRDKIILATKVGISMGDGKTGLAPKYIRQAVEASLTRLQTDYIDLYQAHRDDEDTPLQDTLATFDALIKEGKVRAIGASNYSADRLSEALKISQDAGLARYETLQPEYNLYDREGYESGLEAVVEEHGLGVINYYSLASGFLSGKYRKPEDAAKSARGQGVVEKYLNDRGLKIVHALVQVAEAHHATPTQVALAWQIARPSITAPIVSATSLAQVDELVKATQLKLSEADKRLLSEVSSY
- a CDS encoding MdtB/MuxB family multidrug efflux RND transporter permease subunit is translated as MQGMPSNTGGGPSRQFILRPVATTLLMVAILLAGIIGYRSLPVSALPEVDYPTIQVVTLYPGASPDVMTSAVTAPLERQFGQMSGLKQMSSQSAGGASVVTLQFQLTLPLDVAEQEVQAAINAATNLLPNDLPNPPVYSKVNPADPPIMTLAVTTTSMPMTQVEDMVETRVAQKISQVSGVGLVTLSGGQRPAVRVKLNAQALASLGITTETVRTAISNANVNSAKGSLDGPERAITLSANDQIKTAEGYRQLIVTYLNGAPVRLGDVATVEQGAENSWLGAWANRQQAIVLNVQRQPGANIIDTADNIRQMLPALTASLPKSVDVKLLTDRTNNIRASVNDVQFELLLAIALVVMIIYLFLRNVPATIIPAVAVPLSLVGTFAVMYFCGFSINNLTLMALTIATGFVVDDAIVVIENISRYIEKGEKPLTAALKGAGEIGFTIISLTFSLIAVLIPLLFMGDIVGRLFREFAVTLAVAILISAIVSLTLTPMMCARMLSVESLRRQNRFSRASEAMFDKVIARYGSLLRRVLNHPWITLGVALSTLAITVLLWLAIPKGFFPVQDNGIISGTVQASQSVSYASMAQRQQEVASVIMKDPAVQSLTSFVGVDGTNSALNSGRLQINLKPLDERDDRIPVVIARLQQQVSQIPGISLWLQPVQDLTIDTQVSRTQYQFTLQAGSLDSLSLWVPKLLAKLNTMPELKDVSNDWQDQGLEAYIRVDRDTASRLGISMADVDNALYNAFGQRLISTIYTQANQYRVVLEHDTTATPGLAALQTVRLKSTDGGSVPLSAIASVEQRHGALSINHLDQFPSATFSFNVSDGYSLEQAVNAVTQAEKTMEMPAEIMTQFQGSTLAFQAALSSTVWLIVAAIVAMYIVLGILYESFIHPITILSTLPTAGVGALLALMISGSELDVIAIIGIILLIGIVKKNAIMMIDFALAAEREQGMSPYDAIYQACLLRFRPILMTTLAALLGALPLMLSTGVGAELRRPLGTAMVGGLIVSQVLTLFTTPVIYLLFDRLAHATRQRFARREAE